One Astatotilapia calliptera chromosome 1, fAstCal1.2, whole genome shotgun sequence DNA segment encodes these proteins:
- the drd4b gene encoding dopamine receptor D4b isoform X2, with translation MSDNFTDFNNDTLPAAAVTHLNFPALIFGIFLIIVVTCGNVLVCISVYLEKALKTTTNYFIVSLAFADLLLAVLVLPLFVYAEFQGGVWSLNMLMCDGLMTMDVMLCTASIFNLCAISVDRFIAVSIPLNYNRKHVDHRQIILLSATWLLALAVASPVIFGINNVPNRDPTECKLEDNNYVVYSSVCSFFIPCPIMVLLYFGVFRGLRRWEETRKAKLRSSIEACRKLQHAAITTTLAPVPGTIPGPLPMPLPRIIERDLAQSRMDDSGDYIQQEIPYPRQYRENSVPTLTFSQQQMKTRAKLNSRERKAMKVLPVVVDYKPVTHLHSRI, from the exons ATGTCGGACAACTTCACGGATTTTAACAACGACACCCTGCCGGCGGCCGCCGTCACACATTTAAACTTCCCAGCTCTCATTTTCGGGATTTTCTTGATCATCGTCGTCACCTGTGGAAATGTGCTCGTGTGTATAAGCGTTTACTTGGAGAAAGCTTTAAAAACCACTACAAACTACTTTATAGTGAGTCTGGCATTTGCAGACCTGCTGCTGGCGGTGCTGGTTCTCCCTCTCTTCGTTTACGCAGAG tTTCAGGGTGGAGTCTGGTCCTTAAACATGCTGATGTGTGATGGCCTGATGACCATGGATGTGATGCTGTGCACCGCATCAATATTTAACCTCTGTGCTATCAGTGTGGACAG gTTTATTGCCGTGTCCATTCCACTAAACTACAACCGCAAACATGTGGACCATCGTCAGATCATCCTGCTATCTGCCACCTGGCTGCTGGCCTTAGCAGTGGCCTCGCCTGTCATATTTGGCATCAACAACGTACCTAACCGTGATCCCACAGAGTGTAAATTGGAGGACAACAACTATGTGGTGTATTCCTCAGTCTGCTCCTTCTTCATTCCTTGCCCCATCATGGTCCTGCTCTACTTTGGGGTTTTCCGCGGGCTGCGTCGCTGGGAGGAGACCCGTAAGGCCAAACTACGAAGCAGCATCGAGGCCTGCAGGAAGCTGCAGCACGCCGCCATCACCACGACCCTCGCCCCAGTGCCGGGCACCATCCCTGGGCCTCTGCCCATGCCTCTGCCCAGGATTATTGAGAGAGATCTAGCCCAGTCTCGCATGGATGATTCTGGCGACTACATACAACAGGAGATTCCTTATCCACGGCAGTACAGAGAGAACTCGGTGCCTACGCTGACCTTCAGCCAGCAGCAAATGAAGACGAGAGCCAAGCTCAACAGCAGGGAGAGGAAAGCTATGAAGGTCCTGCCTGTCGTAGTAG ATTATAAACCAGTGACACACCTGCATAGCAGAATCTAG
- the drd4b gene encoding dopamine receptor D4b isoform X1 — protein sequence MSDNFTDFNNDTLPAAAVTHLNFPALIFGIFLIIVVTCGNVLVCISVYLEKALKTTTNYFIVSLAFADLLLAVLVLPLFVYAEFQGGVWSLNMLMCDGLMTMDVMLCTASIFNLCAISVDRFIAVSIPLNYNRKHVDHRQIILLSATWLLALAVASPVIFGINNVPNRDPTECKLEDNNYVVYSSVCSFFIPCPIMVLLYFGVFRGLRRWEETRKAKLRSSIEACRKLQHAAITTTLAPVPGTIPGPLPMPLPRIIERDLAQSRMDDSGDYIQQEIPYPRQYRENSVPTLTFSQQQMKTRAKLNSRERKAMKVLPVVVGCFLFCWTPFFVVHTMRAVCLTCSIHPGLMSTVTWLGYVNSALNPIIYTMFNTEFKKFFKKCFRSCC from the exons ATGTCGGACAACTTCACGGATTTTAACAACGACACCCTGCCGGCGGCCGCCGTCACACATTTAAACTTCCCAGCTCTCATTTTCGGGATTTTCTTGATCATCGTCGTCACCTGTGGAAATGTGCTCGTGTGTATAAGCGTTTACTTGGAGAAAGCTTTAAAAACCACTACAAACTACTTTATAGTGAGTCTGGCATTTGCAGACCTGCTGCTGGCGGTGCTGGTTCTCCCTCTCTTCGTTTACGCAGAG tTTCAGGGTGGAGTCTGGTCCTTAAACATGCTGATGTGTGATGGCCTGATGACCATGGATGTGATGCTGTGCACCGCATCAATATTTAACCTCTGTGCTATCAGTGTGGACAG gTTTATTGCCGTGTCCATTCCACTAAACTACAACCGCAAACATGTGGACCATCGTCAGATCATCCTGCTATCTGCCACCTGGCTGCTGGCCTTAGCAGTGGCCTCGCCTGTCATATTTGGCATCAACAACGTACCTAACCGTGATCCCACAGAGTGTAAATTGGAGGACAACAACTATGTGGTGTATTCCTCAGTCTGCTCCTTCTTCATTCCTTGCCCCATCATGGTCCTGCTCTACTTTGGGGTTTTCCGCGGGCTGCGTCGCTGGGAGGAGACCCGTAAGGCCAAACTACGAAGCAGCATCGAGGCCTGCAGGAAGCTGCAGCACGCCGCCATCACCACGACCCTCGCCCCAGTGCCGGGCACCATCCCTGGGCCTCTGCCCATGCCTCTGCCCAGGATTATTGAGAGAGATCTAGCCCAGTCTCGCATGGATGATTCTGGCGACTACATACAACAGGAGATTCCTTATCCACGGCAGTACAGAGAGAACTCGGTGCCTACGCTGACCTTCAGCCAGCAGCAAATGAAGACGAGAGCCAAGCTCAACAGCAGGGAGAGGAAAGCTATGAAGGTCCTGCCTGTCGTAGTAG GTTGCTTCTTGTTCTGCTGGACTCCATTCTTTGTGGTCCATACGATGCGAGCCGTGTGTCTGACATGCAGCATCCATCCTGGTCTAATGAGCACTGTCACCTGGTTGGGCTACGTCAACAGTGCTCTCAACCCCATAATTTACACCATGTTCAACACAGAGTTCAAGAAATTCTTCAAGAAATGCTTCCGCAGCTGCTGCTGA